From a region of the Arachis ipaensis cultivar K30076 chromosome B09, Araip1.1, whole genome shotgun sequence genome:
- the LOC107619605 gene encoding uncharacterized protein LOC107619605 produces MGCNFCRNFEHHNILGLYIIVVLVAAMVECSSLNYTKYNKQVSSLRFNRIIKHLDKINKRPVLTIESPDGDIIDCVHKRKQLAFDHPLLKKHKIQKAPKEMPRGIINNVKKDNNNNNNNEDENGSSNEIVGEGERGAVVKRQEWQMWHLNGTLCPKGTVPIRRSRVDDLFRAKSLYHYGKKQPRTPFSRRIHSDAPDVISGNGHEHAIAYTRSSEEIYGTKASINVWDPSIQAMNEFSLSQIWILSGSFDGPDLNSIEAGWQVSPELYGDNRPRLFTYWTSDSYQQTGCYNLLCSGFIQTNSKIAIGAAISPVSSFAGSQYDITILIWKDPKAGNWWMSFGDNTLVGYWPAELFTHLADHATMVEWGGEVVNMRTNGQHTETQMGSGHFAREGFGKSSYFRNLQIVDTDNSLMNVQGISTLAENTNCYDIKSSYSNEWGTYFYYGGPGNNPQCP; encoded by the exons ATGGGCTGTAATTTTTGTAGGAACTTTGAACATCATAATATTCTGGGTTTGTACATCATCGTTGTATTAGTGGCTGCTATGGTTGAATGCAGTTCCTTAAACTACACAAAGTACAATAAGCAAGTAAGTAGCTTGAGATTCAATAGGATTATTAAACACTTGGACAAGATTAACAAGCGCCCTGTTCTCACCATAGAG AGTCCAGATGGTGATATCATAGATTGTGTTCACAAAAGAAAACAACTAGCTTTCGACCACCCGCTCTTAAAGAAACACAAGATCCAG AAAGCGCCAAAAGAGATGCCAAGAGGGATTATTAATAATGTGAAgaaggataataataataataataataatgaggaTGAGAATGGTAGTAGCAATGAAATAGTAGGTGAAGGAGAAAGAGGAGCAGTAGTAAAAAGGCAAGAATGGCAAATGTGGCACCTAAATGGGACGCTGTGCCCAAAGGGAACTGTTCCTATAAGACGAAGCAGAGTGGATGATTTGTTCAGAGCTAAGTCTTTGTATCACTATGGTAAGAAACAGCCACGGACTCCATTCTCCCGCCGCATCCACAGTGACGCCCCCGATGTAATTAGCGGTAACGGCCATGAG CATGCGATCGCTTATACGAGATCATCAGAAGAGATATATGGGACAAAGGCAAGTATAAACGTGTGGGATCCATCAATTCAAGCAATGAACGAATTCAGTCTTTCTCAAATTTGGATTTTATCAGGGTCTTTCGACGGCCCAGATCTAAATAGCATCGAAGCTGGATGGCAG GTCAGTCCAGAGCTCTACGGTGACAACAGACCCAGATTATTTACTTATTGGACG AGTGATTCGTATCAACAAACCGGATGCTACAACCTTCTTTGTTCGGGTTTTATCCAAACAAATAGTAAGATTGCCATTGGAGCAGCCATCTCTCCTGTCTCTTCTTTTGCTGGCAGCCAATATGACATTACCATCCTCATCTGGAAG GATCCAAAAGCTGGGAATTGGTGGATGAGCTTTGGTGACAACACACTGGTTGGGTACTGGCCGGCCGAGCTATTCACGCACTTGGCTGATCACGCCACTATGGTGGAGTGGGGCGGCGAGGTGGTGAACATGCGGACCAATGGCCAGCACACCGAAACCCAGATGGGCTCCGGCCACTTCGCCAGGGAGGGCTTCGGAAAATCAAGCTACTTTCGGAACCTTCAGATTGTGGACACTGATAACAGCCTAATGAATGTACAGGGCATCTCAACTTTGGCTGAAAACACCAATTGTTATGATATTAAGAGCTCTTATAGCAATGAATGGGGCACATACTTCTACTATGGTGGGCCTGGGAACAATCCTCAATGCCCATGA